A window of the Vigna angularis cultivar LongXiaoDou No.4 chromosome 3, ASM1680809v1, whole genome shotgun sequence genome harbors these coding sequences:
- the LOC108319821 gene encoding uncharacterized protein LOC108319821: MDSAPNLSLHSQNHTSTHCRVKGFLVYTRRKRSLHSANDAAKRLKTEEIKTEESHDEDSVFKLPRVDSREDPNSAEELIKTELNTPQKKIVVVSKKPVTVKELFETGLLEGVPVVYVGCKKDSTSELRGVITDGGILCSCRLCNGCRVIPPSQFEIHACNIYKRAAQYICLENGKSLLELLRACRAAPLHTLETTIQNFVSSPPEEKYFTCKSCRGCFPASNVERVGLLCLSCVESRKSESSSIHAVGKRVRSPRPVLFSRSCSCCSSELCISPQTKRHWKTRTKSSKLSLKLKTAPITSKCLSPQHKNQWRISKRYQRIHKLIFEEDGLPNGAEVAYYARGQKLLEGIKTRYGIVCRCCNTEISPSQFEVHAGWASRRKPYAYIYTSNGVSLHELAIFLSKDHKCTTKQNDYACVVCWDGGNLLLCDGCPRAFHKECASVSSIPRGEWYCQICQHTFLRERPVLYNADAVAAGRVEGVDPIEEIAKRCIRIVKDIGAEIGGCVLCRSSDFSRSGFGPRTIIICDQCEKEYHVGCLRDRKMAFLKELPEGDWLCCNDCTRIHTTLENLLVTGAERLPESLLDVIKKKHVERCLEPLNEIDVRWKLLNGKVASPETRPLLLEAVAMFNECFDPIVDPAAGRDLIPAMVYGRNLQTQDFGGMYCALLIVNSSVVSAGMLRIFGEDIAELPIVATRYKNRGKGYFQTLFSCIERLLAFLKVKNLVLPAAEEAESIWTEKFGFSKMKPDELTNYRMNCHQIMAFKGTIMLHKTVPRCRVINTQS; this comes from the exons ATGGATTCTGCTCCCAATCTTTCTCTTCATTCTCAAAACCACACCTCCACTCACTGCCGTGTCAAGGGCTTTCTCGTCTACACTCGCCGCAAACGTTCTCTTCATTCCGCCAATGATGCAGCCAAAAGACTCAAAACTGAAGAAATTAAAACAGAAGAATCTCATGATGAGGACTCCGTGTTCAAGCTCCCCAGAGTGGACTCTCGAGAGGACCCCAATTCTGCCGAGGAATTAATCAAGACTGAATTGAATACTCCACAGAAGAAGATTGTGGTGGTCAGTAAGAAACCCGTCACCGTCAAGGAGCTCTTTGAAACTGGTTTGCTAGAGGGCGTTCCGGTCGTTTACGTCGGTTGCAAGAAG GATTCAACTTCGGAATTGCGGGGTGTAATTACTGATGGTGGGATCTTGTGCTCGTGCCGTCTGTGCAATGGATGTAGG GTTATTCCACCTTCCCAATTTGAGATTCATGCATGCAACATATATAAGAGGGCAGCACAATATATTTGCCTTGAAAATGGGAAGAGCTTGCTTGAACTATTGAGAGCATGCAGGGCAGCCCCGCTACATACTTTGGAGACGACCATTCAAAATTTTGTTAGTTCTCCACCTGaggaaaagtattttacttGCAAAAGTTGCAGAG GATGTTTTCCTGCTTCCAATGTGGAAAGAGTGGGCCTTTTGTGTCTATCATGTGTGGAATCAAGAAAATCTGAAAGCAGTTCTATTCATGCTGTTGGCAAAAGAGTCAG GTCCCCTCGGCCAGTATTATTCTCCCGTTCATGTTCTTGTTGTAGTTCTGAATTATGTATTTCTCCTCAAACTAAGAGACACTGGAAGACAAGAACAAA ATCATCAAAACTATCATTAAAGTTGAAGACTGCTCCAATTACTTCAAAGTGTTTATCTCCACAACATAAAAATCAGTGGAGGATCTCTAAAAG GTATCAGCGAATAcataaattgatttttgaaGAGGATGGATTGCCTAATGGGGCTGAAGTAGCTTATTATGCACGTGGACAG AAACTGCTTGAGGGTATCAAAACACGCTATGGAATTGTCTGTCGATGCTGCAACACTGAG ATCAGCCCCTCACAGTTTGAAGTCCATGCAGGCTGGGCTTCTCGCAGGAAACC TTATGCATACATCTACACATCGAATGGGGTTTCACTCCATGAGTTAGCTATATTTCTCTCGAAAGATCACAAATGCACTACAAAGCAGAATGATTATGCATGTGTAGTTTGTTGGGATGGTGGAAACCTGTTGCTCTGTGATGGATGTCCAAGGGCCTTTCATAAAG AATGTGCATCTGTATCAAGCATTCCCCGGGGTGAGTGGTACTGTCAAATTTGTCAACACACATTTCTCAGAGAAAGGCCTGTGTTATACAATGCTGATGCTGTGGCAGCTGGAAGGGTAGAAGGTGTTGATCCCATTGAGGAGATTGCCAAGAGATGCATTCGCATAGTAAAAGACATAGGAGCTGAGATTGGTGgatgtgttttatgcag GAGTTCTGATTTCAGCAGATCAGGATTTGGTCCTCGTACAATTATAATCTGTGATCAG TGTGAAAAGGAATATCATGTTGGTTGCTTGCGGGATCGTAAGATGGCATTTCTGAAG GAGTTACCAGAAGGGGATTGGCTTTGTTGCAACGATTGCACCAGAATACATACTACTTTGGAGAATCTCCTGGTTACGGGGGCTGAGAGACTCCCTGAATCTCTTTTGGATGTTATAAAGAAGAAGCATGTAGAAAGATGTTTAGAACCCCTTAATGAGATTGATGTAAGATGGAAACTTCTTAATGGAAAAGTTGCGTCTCCTGAAACTAGGCCATTGCTTTTGGAGGCAGTGGCCATGTTTAAT GAATGCTTTGATCCTATAGTTGATCCAGCTGCTGGACGTGACCTCATTCCTGCCATGGTTTATGG AAGGAATTTGCAGACTCAAGATTTTGGAGGAATGTATTGTGCATTATTGATCGTCAA TTCATCGGTGGTATCTGCGGGCATGCTTCGAATTTTTGGTGAGGACATTGCCGAACTCCCCATAGTTGCAACAAGATATAAGAACCGTGGGAAG GGCTACTTCCAAACACTTTTCTCGTGCATTGAGAGGCTGCTGGCTTTCTTGAAAGTGAAAAATCTTGTGCTACCGGCTGCTGAAGAAGCAGAATCTATATGGACAGAAAAATTCGGATTTAGCAAGATGAAACCCGATGAG CTTACCAACTATAGAATGAACTGCCATCAGATCATGGCATTTAAGGGGACTATAATGCTTCATAAAACGGTACCTCGATGTCGTGTCATCAATACTCAATCATGA